A window of the Nitrospirota bacterium genome harbors these coding sequences:
- a CDS encoding Do family serine endopeptidase, with amino-acid sequence MRKKVFIGIAFLLLGFLLGGIAFYVFQKPAPQIIIEPKVSGQAEGKGISFSDVVSSASPSVVNISTVKVLSRSVPFSDDPFFEFFNEFFSPFYDSDIPRKWKEQGLGSGVIVSPDGYIITNNHVVSDAERIKVTLFDKRTFKADIVGADPKTDIAVLKISASALPVIPWGDSDKLRVGEFVLAIGNPFGLNHTVTMGIISAVGRANVGIAEYEDFIQTDAAINPGNSGGPLVDTSGNLIGINTAIFTKSGGYQGVGFAVPSNMARLLMEQLLKEGKIIRGWLGVTIQELTPELSQKFGYETEGGALVGEAMSGSPAEKAGIRRGDIIVQYDGKDVSSPSVLKNLVARNKPGKQVTVKLFRNKRFIDVVVTVGEPPAELSSAQPTNEKKDSRKSAFSGLSVMELTKDIARQLSLDMAEGGVVVVKVSVGTPSEDAGLKRGDVIHEIDGKRIRNIEDFNRITYEIKTEETVLMYITRGNRKFYITVFTSS; translated from the coding sequence ATGAGAAAAAAGGTCTTTATAGGTATAGCCTTCTTATTACTGGGGTTTCTACTTGGCGGGATTGCTTTTTATGTCTTTCAGAAACCCGCACCTCAGATTATCATCGAGCCGAAGGTTTCGGGTCAGGCAGAAGGCAAGGGCATCTCGTTTTCGGATGTGGTAAGCTCTGCTTCTCCGTCTGTTGTGAATATCTCCACTGTAAAGGTTTTAAGCCGTAGCGTGCCTTTTTCGGATGACCCGTTTTTTGAGTTTTTTAATGAGTTTTTCAGCCCATTTTATGATTCCGATATTCCGAGGAAGTGGAAGGAGCAGGGACTGGGATCAGGCGTAATAGTTTCACCAGATGGTTATATAATTACGAATAACCATGTTGTTTCGGATGCAGAGAGGATAAAGGTTACGCTTTTTGATAAGAGGACATTCAAGGCAGACATAGTTGGTGCTGACCCCAAGACCGACATAGCAGTTCTTAAGATTTCAGCCTCTGCCTTGCCTGTAATACCATGGGGAGATTCGGACAAGCTCAGAGTAGGCGAATTCGTTCTTGCCATAGGCAATCCATTTGGATTGAACCATACAGTGACGATGGGCATTATAAGCGCAGTTGGCAGGGCAAATGTCGGGATTGCCGAGTATGAGGATTTCATACAGACCGATGCGGCTATTAACCCCGGAAACTCAGGAGGTCCTTTAGTTGACACAAGCGGCAACCTCATCGGAATAAATACAGCTATATTTACAAAAAGCGGTGGGTATCAGGGAGTTGGGTTTGCAGTGCCAAGCAATATGGCACGACTCCTGATGGAACAGCTTCTGAAAGAAGGCAAGATAATAAGGGGCTGGCTTGGAGTTACGATTCAGGAGCTTACGCCTGAGCTAAGCCAGAAATTCGGGTATGAGACAGAAGGAGGTGCCCTCGTTGGTGAGGCAATGTCAGGCAGTCCTGCTGAAAAGGCCGGCATACGCCGTGGAGATATTATTGTCCAGTATGATGGAAAGGATGTGAGCAGTCCTTCGGTCTTAAAAAATCTGGTTGCCAGAAATAAGCCGGGCAAACAGGTGACTGTGAAGCTCTTCAGAAATAAAAGGTTTATAGATGTGGTTGTCACTGTTGGAGAGCCTCCAGCAGAGCTAAGCAGTGCTCAGCCTACGAATGAGAAAAAAGACAGCAGAAAGAGTGCATTCTCGGGTCTCTCTGTCATGGAACTGACAAAAGACATTGCAAGACAGCTTAGCCTTGACATGGCTGAGGGAGGAGTTGTGGTCGTTAAGGTCTCGGTAGGCACTCCTTCGGAAGACGCAGGACTTAAACGGGGCGATGTCATTCACGAGATAGATGGAAAACGAATTAGAAACATAGAGGATTTTAACCGCATC